Proteins from one Faecalibacterium sp. I3-3-33 genomic window:
- the cobK gene encoding precorrin-6A reductase — MKAVVFSGTTEGRVFSRQLAALGAEVLVSVATPLGAEEQGEADGITVHCGRLTTEEMAALLQGAALCVDATHPYAVDATKNIRAACAAARVEYHRLLRAESPLPAGSMVFATAAHAAAFLAGCRGNVLLATGAKELAAFAALGPERLFPRVLPTREGIAACEAAGIPHKNIIAMQGPFSYALNCALMKQFSIRYLVTKDGGAVGGFAEKAQAAQDTGAQLIVVRRPAENGQTAAQILARCKEVLV; from the coding sequence ATGAAGGCAGTGGTTTTCAGCGGCACGACCGAGGGACGGGTGTTCTCCCGGCAGCTGGCTGCGCTGGGCGCAGAGGTGCTGGTCAGCGTAGCCACTCCGCTGGGTGCGGAGGAGCAGGGCGAAGCGGACGGCATCACCGTGCACTGCGGGCGGCTGACCACCGAAGAAATGGCCGCCCTTTTGCAGGGCGCTGCCTTGTGCGTGGACGCCACCCACCCCTACGCGGTGGACGCCACCAAAAACATCCGGGCAGCGTGTGCAGCAGCCAGAGTGGAATACCACCGGCTGCTGCGGGCAGAAAGCCCGCTGCCTGCCGGGAGCATGGTGTTTGCCACCGCTGCCCACGCCGCCGCGTTTCTGGCCGGATGCCGTGGCAATGTGCTGCTGGCCACCGGTGCGAAAGAGCTTGCCGCTTTTGCGGCACTCGGCCCGGAGCGGCTATTTCCCCGGGTGCTGCCCACGCGGGAAGGCATTGCCGCCTGCGAGGCTGCTGGTATTCCGCACAAGAATATCATTGCCATGCAGGGGCCTTTCAGTTATGCGCTGAACTGCGCCCTGATGAAGCAATTCTCCATCCGGTATCTAGTCACAAAGGACGGCGGTGCTGTGGGCGGCTTTGCCGAAAAGGCACAGGCCGCGCAGGACACCGGCGCACAGCTGATCGTGGTGCGCCGCCCGGCTGAAAACGGACAAACTGCTGCACAAATTCTGGCACGCTGCAAGGAGGTTCTGGTATGA
- the cobJ gene encoding precorrin-3B C(17)-methyltransferase codes for MIDVMEIDIDRPEKVVYVVGIGPGEPFYMTQQAANTLESVDAICGYKVYLDLIRDEFPCEEYYATGMTQELDRCRWALEKARTGKRVALVCSGDAGVYGMASPLLELAPDYPDVAVEVVPGLTAALSGGAVLGAPLAHDFCVISLSDRLTPWEVIEKRLACAAMGDFCVALYNPSSKGRPDYLAKAVRILLENGKSADTVCGIVRNIGREGQTARVLTLAQLERTAADMFTTVYIGNAATKQLGSRMVTPRGYRR; via the coding sequence ATGATTGACGTGATGGAAATTGACATCGACCGTCCTGAGAAGGTAGTTTATGTCGTGGGGATTGGCCCCGGCGAGCCTTTTTATATGACCCAGCAGGCTGCGAACACACTGGAAAGCGTTGACGCTATCTGCGGGTATAAGGTCTATCTTGACCTCATCCGCGATGAATTCCCCTGCGAGGAATACTATGCCACCGGCATGACGCAGGAGCTTGACCGCTGCCGCTGGGCGCTGGAAAAAGCACGCACCGGCAAGCGGGTGGCGCTGGTCTGCTCCGGCGATGCCGGGGTGTACGGCATGGCAAGTCCCCTGCTGGAGTTGGCCCCGGACTACCCGGACGTTGCCGTGGAAGTCGTACCCGGACTGACCGCTGCCCTCAGCGGCGGGGCGGTACTGGGCGCGCCGCTGGCGCACGATTTCTGCGTCATTTCCCTTTCCGACCGGCTGACCCCGTGGGAGGTCATCGAAAAGAGGCTGGCCTGTGCCGCCATGGGGGATTTCTGCGTTGCGCTGTACAATCCATCCTCCAAAGGCAGGCCGGACTATCTGGCAAAGGCGGTGCGCATCCTGCTGGAAAACGGCAAAAGCGCCGATACCGTCTGCGGCATCGTGCGCAACATCGGCCGGGAGGGGCAGACCGCCCGCGTCCTGACCCTTGCGCAGCTGGAACGCACTGCGGCAGATATGTTTACCACCGTGTACATCGGCAACGCCGCCACAAAGCAGCTGGGCAGCAGAATGGTCACCCCGCGGGGGTACCGCAGATGA
- a CDS encoding cobalt-precorrin 5A hydrolase, giving the protein MTRAYLAFTDTGLALAKRLADALPGSVARCGQDGASLAEWTSTQFVQSDALIFVGAAGIAVRAIAPHCKSKTTDPAVVVVDECGRFAVPILSGHLGGANDLARAIAAVCGAVPVITTATDAHGIFAVDEWAKHQNCIVLEPGRIKLVSGKLLAGQPVHYRTDIPVTGTVPAGLFPADTQEKADFALTLCPTGQALHLVPRIGVLGIGCKRGTSADTLDAAFAAFCARYGFAAQAVTAAASIDLKKNEPGLLAFCQAHGWPVRFYSAAQLCSVPGQFTPSPFVKSVTGVDNVCERAAVLDADGSLFYPKFACNGVTFALACRPFAPDWRWQND; this is encoded by the coding sequence ATGACCCGCGCCTACCTTGCCTTTACGGATACCGGTCTTGCGCTGGCAAAACGCCTTGCCGATGCCCTGCCCGGCAGCGTTGCCCGGTGCGGGCAGGATGGCGCTTCTCTTGCCGAATGGACAAGCACGCAGTTTGTGCAGTCGGATGCACTGATATTTGTAGGCGCAGCGGGCATTGCAGTGCGGGCTATCGCGCCCCACTGCAAGAGCAAGACCACCGACCCGGCTGTGGTGGTGGTGGATGAATGCGGGCGGTTTGCCGTGCCCATTTTGTCCGGGCATCTGGGCGGCGCGAACGATCTGGCGCGGGCCATTGCTGCTGTATGCGGTGCGGTGCCGGTGATCACCACCGCCACCGATGCCCACGGCATTTTTGCGGTGGACGAGTGGGCAAAGCACCAAAACTGCATAGTGCTGGAGCCGGGGCGCATCAAGCTGGTCAGCGGCAAATTACTGGCCGGACAGCCGGTACATTACCGGACTGATATCCCGGTAACAGGCACTGTGCCCGCAGGGTTATTCCCCGCTGATACCCAGGAAAAAGCCGACTTTGCACTCACCCTTTGCCCCACCGGGCAGGCACTGCATCTTGTGCCGCGTATCGGGGTGCTGGGCATCGGCTGCAAGCGGGGCACTAGCGCTGACACACTGGATGCTGCCTTTGCTGCCTTCTGCGCCCGGTACGGCTTTGCTGCGCAGGCAGTTACCGCCGCTGCAAGCATCGACCTGAAGAAGAACGAACCGGGCTTGCTGGCCTTTTGTCAGGCGCACGGCTGGCCGGTGCGTTTTTACTCTGCCGCACAGCTGTGCAGTGTGCCCGGGCAGTTCACCCCCTCCCCTTTTGTAAAGAGCGTGACCGGGGTGGATAACGTCTGCGAACGGGCGGCGGTACTGGACGCAGACGGCAGCTTATTTTACCCGAAATTTGCCTGCAACGGCGTGACCTTTGCGCTGGCATGCAGGCCCTTTGCCCCGGACTGGAGGTGGCAGAATGATTGA
- the cobM gene encoding precorrin-4 C(11)-methyltransferase translates to MVHFVGAGPGAPDLITQRGAAFLQAADCIIYAGSLVNPALLGLAKPGCTIYNSAEMTLEQVLDVMRRMEAAGKTTVRLHTGDPCLYGAIREQMDALDADGICYDDTPGVSSFCGAAAALNAEYTLPTVSQTVIITRMEGRTPVPERERLASLAAHGATMVIFLSIGLIDKVQAALLQGAYTPDTPAAVVYKASWPEEKIVRCTVGSLAESTRAAGITKTALIVVGDFLGTQYERSKLYDPAFTTEFRKGEPV, encoded by the coding sequence ATGGTACATTTTGTGGGCGCCGGGCCCGGCGCACCGGATCTAATCACCCAGCGCGGCGCAGCATTTTTACAGGCCGCAGACTGCATTATTTATGCAGGCAGTCTGGTCAACCCGGCGCTGCTTGGGCTGGCAAAGCCCGGCTGTACTATCTATAACAGCGCCGAGATGACACTGGAACAGGTGCTGGACGTGATGCGCCGGATGGAAGCCGCCGGCAAAACCACCGTGCGTCTGCACACCGGCGACCCCTGCCTGTACGGTGCGATCCGGGAACAGATGGATGCGCTGGATGCAGACGGTATTTGTTACGATGATACCCCCGGTGTTTCCAGTTTTTGCGGCGCTGCCGCCGCGCTGAACGCCGAGTACACCCTGCCAACGGTCAGCCAGACGGTCATCATCACCCGCATGGAGGGACGCACCCCGGTACCGGAGCGGGAAAGGCTGGCAAGCCTTGCCGCACACGGCGCGACCATGGTGATTTTCCTGTCCATCGGGCTGATCGATAAGGTGCAGGCAGCGCTTTTGCAGGGTGCGTACACACCGGACACCCCCGCTGCCGTAGTGTACAAGGCCAGCTGGCCGGAAGAAAAAATCGTACGGTGCACGGTCGGTTCTTTAGCTGAGAGCACCCGCGCAGCGGGCATTACCAAGACGGCGCTTATCGTGGTGGGAGATTTTCTCGGCACGCAGTACGAGCGGAGCAAGCTGTATGACCCTGCCTTTACCACCGAGTTCCGCAAAGGAGAGCCGGTATGA
- the cbiD gene encoding cobalt-precorrin-5B (C(1))-methyltransferase CbiD, whose protein sequence is MKNSVETNALAIGYGKAALARDIALGAAKGQVLALIGPNGAGKSTLLKTLAGQLSPLGGAVLLDGQELARIPGNARAQKLALMLPHTRRTELTTCFEFAAAGRIPYTGRLGILSAEDKKQVQSALELVGAAHLADRDFNCVSDGQRQRILLARAVCQQPQVLLLDEPTSFLDVKGKIELLTILQKLAHEQQLAVIVTLHELDMAQKIADAVVCVSPHGVSAPMPPAQAFARENIKALYGLTEEQYSAVFGPPKPEKPQFEHYVRSGQKLLRCGYTTGTCAALAAAGAARLLLTGTAPETVALRTPKGIVVEVAPLFCRTAADGAECAIEKDGGDDVDVTTGLPVTATVMLLPGTPEVRITGGAGVGRVTKPGLDQPVGQAAINHVPRQMITEALRREAEAACYPGGFAVTISIPGGEEVARRTFNPHIGVEGGLSVLGTSGIVEPMSQQAILDTIQLEMNQAALRANDHRRLILAPGNYGLDYLHEAYPQFADIPVVKTSNFIGDTLDMAAAAHFEQVLLVGHVGKLCKLAGGIMNTHSHTADCRTELFCTHAALCGADREVCTALYNAATTDACLEILDAAGLREPVLQSLLAAIQLHLDRRAGGAFRVGAVLFSNQHGPLGQTETAARLLDEWKE, encoded by the coding sequence ATGAAAAACTCCGTTGAAACCAATGCCCTTGCCATCGGCTACGGCAAAGCTGCCCTTGCGCGGGATATCGCGCTGGGCGCTGCAAAAGGGCAGGTACTAGCGCTCATCGGCCCGAACGGCGCGGGCAAATCCACCCTGCTCAAGACCTTGGCCGGGCAACTTTCCCCTTTAGGCGGCGCAGTACTGCTGGACGGGCAGGAGCTTGCCCGCATCCCCGGCAACGCACGGGCGCAAAAACTGGCGCTGATGCTGCCCCACACCCGCCGCACCGAGCTGACTACTTGCTTTGAGTTTGCGGCGGCAGGGCGCATTCCCTACACCGGGCGGCTGGGCATCCTTTCTGCCGAGGACAAAAAACAGGTACAGAGCGCGCTGGAGCTGGTGGGCGCGGCGCATCTGGCCGACCGCGACTTCAACTGCGTCAGCGACGGGCAGCGGCAGCGCATTTTGCTGGCGCGGGCAGTCTGTCAGCAGCCGCAGGTGCTTTTGCTGGATGAGCCCACGTCATTTTTAGATGTAAAAGGCAAGATAGAGCTGCTGACTATCCTGCAAAAACTGGCGCATGAGCAGCAGCTTGCGGTCATCGTCACCCTGCACGAGCTGGACATGGCACAGAAGATCGCGGACGCGGTAGTTTGCGTTTCGCCGCACGGCGTCTCCGCCCCCATGCCCCCGGCGCAGGCCTTTGCCCGGGAAAATATCAAAGCGCTCTACGGCCTGACCGAGGAACAGTACAGCGCTGTTTTTGGCCCACCAAAGCCGGAAAAGCCCCAATTTGAGCACTATGTGCGCAGCGGGCAAAAGCTGCTGCGCTGCGGCTACACCACCGGCACCTGCGCGGCGCTGGCCGCTGCCGGGGCTGCCCGGCTGCTGCTGACCGGCACTGCGCCGGAAACAGTCGCTCTGCGCACGCCAAAAGGCATCGTGGTGGAGGTGGCTCCCCTGTTCTGCCGCACCGCTGCCGATGGCGCGGAATGCGCCATTGAAAAGGACGGCGGCGACGATGTGGACGTGACCACCGGTCTGCCGGTGACCGCCACGGTGATGTTGCTGCCCGGCACGCCGGAGGTGCGCATTACCGGCGGTGCAGGGGTTGGCCGGGTGACAAAGCCCGGGCTGGACCAGCCGGTCGGGCAAGCCGCCATCAACCATGTGCCCCGGCAGATGATCACCGAGGCGCTACGCCGGGAGGCAGAAGCCGCCTGTTATCCCGGCGGTTTTGCCGTGACCATCTCCATCCCCGGCGGCGAGGAGGTGGCTCGGCGCACCTTCAACCCGCATATCGGGGTGGAGGGCGGGCTGTCGGTGCTGGGCACCAGCGGTATCGTGGAGCCTATGAGCCAGCAGGCCATTCTGGATACCATCCAGCTGGAGATGAATCAGGCGGCGCTGCGGGCAAACGACCACCGGCGGCTCATTCTTGCCCCGGGCAACTACGGGCTGGACTATCTGCACGAAGCCTACCCGCAGTTTGCTGATATCCCGGTGGTCAAGACATCCAACTTTATCGGAGATACGCTGGATATGGCAGCAGCGGCACACTTTGAGCAGGTGCTGCTGGTGGGACATGTCGGCAAGCTGTGCAAGCTGGCAGGCGGCATTATGAACACCCACTCCCACACGGCAGATTGCCGCACGGAGCTGTTTTGCACCCACGCCGCCCTGTGCGGTGCTGACCGGGAGGTTTGCACCGCGCTGTACAATGCAGCCACCACGGATGCCTGTCTGGAAATTCTGGATGCTGCCGGGCTGCGGGAGCCGGTGCTGCAAAGCCTGCTTGCCGCCATCCAGCTGCATCTCGACCGCCGCGCGGGCGGGGCGTTCCGGGTGGGCGCGGTGCTGTTTTCAAACCAGCACGGCCCGCTGGGACAGACCGAGACTGCCGCCCGCCTGTTAGACGAATGGAAGGAGTAA
- a CDS encoding FecCD family ABC transporter permease: MTSRKRLVLSYCCLALLLAVLFAVSLFWGSVALTPQAVLAALTGRGQDALSVGIITQLRLPRAVMAALLGAALSAAGYLLQTFFANPIAGPFVMGISSGAKLAVALVMVLFLNYGLLTSSAVLILAAFAGAMAAMAFVLAAARRVQRMSILVICGVMIGYICSAITEFVVAFAQDSSIVNLHNWSQGSFSGMTWGNVRTAALVVLPALAAAFCLAKPMAAYQMGEAYARSVGVDVRRFSRLLVLLSSLLAACVTAFAGPISFVGIAVPHLVKQLLGSARPLYVLPGCCLGGAAFCLLCDLIARSLFAPMELSISAVTAVFGAPVVIGLLLRRNREGVR; the protein is encoded by the coding sequence ATGACCAGCCGCAAACGCCTTGTTTTATCTTACTGCTGCCTTGCCCTGCTGCTGGCGGTGCTATTTGCCGTAAGCCTGTTCTGGGGCAGCGTTGCACTTACCCCGCAGGCTGTGCTTGCCGCCCTGACCGGCCGCGGACAGGACGCGCTGAGCGTAGGCATCATCACCCAGCTGCGCCTGCCCCGCGCGGTGATGGCCGCGTTGCTGGGCGCTGCACTTTCGGCGGCAGGCTACTTGTTGCAGACCTTTTTTGCCAACCCCATTGCCGGCCCCTTTGTCATGGGCATTTCCAGCGGAGCAAAGCTGGCGGTGGCGTTGGTGATGGTGCTTTTTTTGAACTACGGTCTGCTGACCAGCTCTGCCGTGCTGATCCTTGCAGCCTTTGCGGGCGCTATGGCAGCTATGGCCTTTGTGCTGGCTGCTGCCCGCCGGGTGCAGCGCATGAGCATCCTTGTAATATGCGGCGTGATGATCGGTTACATCTGCTCTGCCATCACCGAGTTTGTGGTGGCCTTTGCGCAGGATAGCAGCATCGTCAACCTGCACAACTGGTCGCAGGGCAGCTTTTCCGGCATGACGTGGGGCAACGTGCGCACGGCGGCACTGGTGGTGCTGCCCGCGCTGGCGGCGGCTTTCTGCCTTGCAAAGCCCATGGCAGCTTACCAGATGGGTGAAGCCTACGCCCGCAGCGTGGGCGTGGATGTGCGGCGTTTCTCCCGCCTGCTGGTGCTGCTTTCCAGTTTGCTGGCCGCCTGTGTTACCGCCTTTGCGGGGCCCATCTCCTTTGTGGGCATCGCGGTGCCGCACCTTGTCAAGCAGCTGCTGGGCAGCGCCCGCCCGCTGTATGTGCTGCCCGGGTGCTGCCTGGGCGGGGCGGCGTTCTGCCTGCTGTGTGATCTGATCGCCCGCAGCCTGTTTGCGCCCATGGAGCTTTCCATCAGCGCGGTCACCGCTGTATTTGGTGCACCGGTGGTCATTGGGCTGTTGCTGCGCCGCAACCGGGAGGGTGTGCGATGA
- a CDS encoding ABC transporter substrate-binding protein: protein MKLTRAQFLKALPAATLVLAGCAAAPTAPADTDELVFDHAYPLDYATQFTADCYADGSTLLTIPDTQAKFLVRPEGAATLRTVPEGVTVLQQPVQNIYLVSTSAMDLFLHLDALDSIALSGTRAEGWYLDEAKQAMQSGRIAYAGKYSAPDYERILTAECGLAVENTMIYHTPEVKEQLERFGIPVLVERSSYESSPLARMEWIKLYGILLGKETLAEEVFARQAQRIAPLLKQPSTGKRCAFFSITSSGLATVRKSGDYVAQMIGMAGGEYVFADLADSGNNLSTMNIPLEDLYAGIKDADVLIYNGTIEGTISTKEELLARCALLAECKAVQNGDIWCTTPSFFQQSMALADFMLDLHAVFTGETADPDTLHFLTKIT, encoded by the coding sequence ATGAAGCTGACCCGCGCTCAATTTTTAAAGGCACTGCCCGCCGCAACACTGGTGCTTGCAGGCTGCGCTGCCGCGCCCACTGCACCAGCTGATACGGACGAGCTGGTGTTCGACCACGCCTATCCGCTGGACTACGCCACCCAGTTCACCGCTGACTGTTATGCGGACGGCTCTACCCTGCTGACCATCCCGGACACACAGGCAAAGTTCCTTGTCCGGCCGGAGGGCGCCGCCACTCTGCGCACCGTACCAGAGGGCGTGACTGTTTTGCAGCAGCCGGTGCAGAACATCTATCTGGTGTCCACCTCTGCCATGGACTTATTTCTCCATCTGGACGCGCTGGACAGCATTGCCCTTTCCGGCACACGCGCCGAGGGCTGGTATCTGGACGAGGCCAAGCAGGCCATGCAGTCCGGGCGCATCGCCTACGCGGGCAAGTACAGCGCCCCGGACTATGAGCGCATCCTGACCGCAGAATGCGGCCTTGCGGTGGAAAACACCATGATCTACCACACCCCGGAAGTGAAGGAACAGCTGGAGCGGTTCGGCATTCCGGTGCTGGTAGAGCGTTCCAGCTACGAGAGCAGCCCGCTGGCGCGAATGGAATGGATCAAGCTGTATGGCATCTTGCTGGGCAAAGAAACCCTTGCCGAGGAAGTGTTCGCCCGGCAGGCGCAGCGCATTGCGCCGCTGCTGAAGCAACCCTCTACCGGCAAACGCTGCGCGTTTTTCTCCATTACTTCCAGCGGCCTTGCCACCGTGCGCAAAAGTGGAGACTATGTGGCGCAGATGATCGGCATGGCCGGGGGCGAATATGTTTTTGCAGACCTTGCCGACAGTGGCAACAATCTTTCTACGATGAATATCCCATTGGAGGATCTTTACGCCGGGATCAAGGACGCCGATGTGCTCATCTATAACGGCACCATCGAGGGCACGATCTCCACCAAGGAAGAACTGCTTGCCCGCTGCGCGTTGCTGGCAGAGTGCAAGGCGGTGCAAAATGGGGACATCTGGTGCACCACACCCAGCTTCTTCCAGCAGAGCATGGCGCTGGCAGATTTTATGCTGGATCTCCATGCCGTTTTTACCGGAGAGACTGCCGACCCCGACACCCTGCATTTTTTGACTAAGATCACCTGA
- a CDS encoding iron transporter, whose protein sequence is MRCKQFIIVSLAGVVLAASLAGCGGAAPASSAAASSVASSVAVSSAVAEAALPDGVYAADFETDSSMFHTSEACNGKGTLTVENGVMTFHVSLASKKIVNLYPGLAADAEANKTAWLIPTVDTVTYADGTTEEVYGYDIPVEALDTDFQLALLGTKGKWYDHIVSVRNAEPKTEQAAETPADGAYTAAVVLEGGSGRATVESPAALTVADGKMTATIVWSSPNYDYMIVDGEKYLPTNTEGNSTFEIPVAALGTPLAVTADTVAMSKPHEIEYTLTFTLE, encoded by the coding sequence ATGCGCTGCAAACAGTTTATCATCGTTTCTCTGGCCGGTGTGGTGCTGGCTGCTTCTCTGGCAGGCTGCGGCGGGGCTGCTCCCGCCTCCTCCGCTGCGGCAAGCTCTGTTGCTTCTTCTGTAGCGGTTTCCTCTGCTGTGGCAGAGGCTGCCCTGCCGGATGGCGTATACGCCGCTGATTTTGAGACCGACAGCAGTATGTTCCACACCAGCGAGGCCTGCAACGGAAAGGGTACTTTGACCGTGGAAAACGGCGTGATGACCTTCCACGTCAGTCTGGCTTCCAAAAAGATCGTGAACCTCTACCCCGGCCTTGCCGCCGATGCCGAGGCCAACAAGACCGCGTGGCTCATCCCCACCGTGGACACCGTTACCTACGCAGACGGCACCACCGAGGAGGTGTACGGCTACGACATCCCGGTGGAAGCGCTGGACACTGACTTCCAGCTGGCATTGCTGGGCACCAAGGGCAAGTGGTACGACCATATCGTCAGCGTGCGCAATGCCGAGCCTAAGACGGAACAGGCCGCCGAGACCCCCGCAGATGGTGCATACACCGCCGCCGTGGTGCTGGAGGGCGGCTCCGGCCGCGCTACCGTGGAAAGCCCTGCTGCTCTGACCGTGGCAGACGGTAAGATGACCGCTACCATCGTGTGGAGCAGCCCCAACTACGACTACATGATCGTGGACGGCGAGAAGTATCTGCCCACCAACACCGAGGGCAACTCTACCTTTGAAATTCCCGTAGCCGCTCTGGGCACCCCGCTGGCTGTTACCGCCGACACCGTAGCCATGAGCAAGCCCCACGAGATCGAATACACCCTGACCTTTACCTTGGAGTAA
- a CDS encoding sirohydrochlorin cobaltochelatase yields the protein MRKRNIRKTAAALTALALCAGVLTGCGGAASSTASSVAASSAASSEASGADADALAAQNVADLIDAIYVQQRTDDTDAQCEAAKAAWDALTDAQKELVEGENADPDYFGRDTGDASKDDARNADEIGENELLVVSFGTSFNDSRAADIKGIEDALQAAYPDWSVRRAFTAQIIINHVQARDGEKIDNMQQALDRAVANGVKNLIVQPTHLMHGAEYDEMNEMLDQYRDKFESIAVAEPLLGEVGADASVINADKEAVAKAVTAAAVKEAGYDSAAAAAADKTAFVFMGHGTSHTAKVSYSQMQTTMQTLGYDNVFIGTVEGEPEDTSCEAVIEAVKAAGYTKVILRPLMVVAGDHANNDMAGEDADSWLSQFTAAGCFENVDCQISGLGRIADIQQLYIAHTKAAMDLLNG from the coding sequence ATGAGAAAACGCAACATCCGCAAAACGGCGGCCGCTCTGACCGCTCTGGCTCTGTGCGCCGGTGTACTGACCGGCTGCGGCGGGGCTGCCTCCAGCACGGCTTCCTCTGTTGCTGCCAGTTCTGCCGCCAGCAGCGAAGCTTCCGGCGCAGACGCTGACGCACTGGCTGCACAGAACGTGGCAGACCTGATCGATGCCATCTATGTACAGCAGCGCACCGACGACACCGACGCCCAGTGCGAAGCCGCAAAGGCCGCTTGGGACGCTTTGACCGATGCCCAGAAGGAGCTGGTGGAGGGCGAGAACGCCGACCCCGACTACTTTGGCCGCGACACCGGCGATGCTTCCAAGGACGATGCCCGCAACGCCGATGAGATCGGCGAGAACGAGCTGCTGGTGGTGTCCTTCGGCACCTCCTTCAACGACAGCCGCGCTGCTGACATCAAGGGCATTGAGGACGCTTTGCAGGCCGCTTACCCCGACTGGAGCGTGCGCCGCGCCTTTACCGCACAGATCATCATCAACCATGTGCAGGCACGCGATGGCGAAAAGATCGACAATATGCAGCAGGCACTGGACCGCGCTGTGGCAAACGGCGTGAAGAACCTGATCGTGCAGCCCACCCATCTGATGCACGGTGCCGAGTACGACGAGATGAACGAGATGCTGGACCAGTACCGCGATAAGTTTGAGAGCATCGCTGTGGCCGAGCCCCTGCTGGGCGAGGTCGGCGCAGATGCTTCCGTCATCAATGCAGACAAGGAAGCTGTTGCCAAGGCCGTTACCGCTGCCGCTGTGAAGGAAGCCGGTTACGACAGCGCCGCTGCTGCCGCTGCCGATAAGACTGCTTTCGTCTTTATGGGTCACGGCACTAGCCACACCGCCAAGGTGAGTTACAGCCAGATGCAGACCACCATGCAGACCTTGGGCTACGACAACGTATTCATCGGCACGGTGGAGGGCGAGCCCGAGGACACCTCCTGCGAGGCCGTCATCGAGGCCGTGAAGGCTGCCGGTTACACCAAGGTCATCCTGCGCCCGCTGATGGTGGTAGCAGGCGACCACGCCAACAACGACATGGCTGGTGAGGACGCCGACAGCTGGCTGAGCCAGTTTACCGCCGCAGGCTGCTTTGAAAATGTGGACTGCCAGATCTCCGGTCTGGGCCGCATTGCGGATATCCAGCAGCTGTACATTGCACATACCAAGGCCGCTATGGATCTTCTGAACGGCTAA
- a CDS encoding ABC transporter ATP-binding protein has protein sequence MLKIEHLTKTYGGKPAVQDLCLHIRPGELCAFIGHNGAGKTTTLKCCCGIQQFDAGEIYVDGISVRDDPLECKRRLAYLPDDPQLYDYMTGIQYLDFIADVFGVSAAQRAQRIRQYGDAFGLTQDLAQSIGAYSHGMKQKLAIIAALLHEPKLILMDEPFVGLDPLASHQLKTQMKAFCAQGGAIFFSTHVLEVAEKLCDRVAILRKGQLVREGAMEQVRGDDTLEEVFLELEDTGGAL, from the coding sequence ATGTTAAAAATAGAGCATCTGACCAAAACCTACGGCGGAAAGCCCGCCGTGCAGGACCTTTGTCTGCACATCCGCCCGGGGGAACTGTGCGCCTTTATCGGCCACAACGGCGCGGGCAAGACCACTACCTTAAAATGCTGCTGCGGCATCCAGCAATTCGATGCCGGCGAAATTTATGTGGACGGCATTTCCGTGCGAGACGACCCGCTGGAATGCAAGCGCCGCTTAGCCTACCTGCCGGACGACCCGCAGCTTTACGATTATATGACCGGCATCCAGTACCTTGATTTTATTGCGGATGTTTTTGGCGTAAGCGCGGCACAGCGGGCGCAGCGCATCCGGCAGTACGGCGATGCCTTTGGCCTGACGCAGGACTTGGCACAGTCCATTGGGGCATACTCCCACGGCATGAAGCAGAAGCTTGCCATCATTGCGGCGCTGCTGCACGAGCCGAAGCTGATTTTAATGGACGAGCCTTTTGTCGGGCTGGATCCGCTGGCCTCCCATCAACTCAAGACCCAGATGAAAGCCTTCTGTGCGCAGGGCGGGGCGATCTTCTTCTCCACCCATGTGCTGGAGGTGGCCGAAAAACTCTGTGACCGGGTAGCCATTCTGCGCAAAGGTCAGCTGGTGCGCGAGGGTGCCATGGAGCAGGTGCGCGGCGATGACACGTTGGAAGAGGTCTTTCTGGAGCTGGAGGATACGGGGGGAGCGCTATGA